A region from the Muribaculum gordoncarteri genome encodes:
- a CDS encoding S41 family peptidase, whose product MKNSKNTIAWIPIVIALSLIGGIWLGLHFSTKVSHTSGQRKLDNILGLIESDYVDEVDIDSIIELTIPKLMANLDPHSTYIPASELQAVNEDLDGSFSGIGVSFTMLTDTVTINEVIPGGPSEKVGIMPGDRVITINDSLVAGQGIVNTDIVKMLRGEKGTTVNLGIKRNNSKNLLTFEVTRGDIPVNTVDAAYLINPTTGYVKVNKFGRTTYSEFFTSLVKLKAAGARNFILDLRGNGGGFMEMAIMMANEFLPANSPIVYTRGRNDDDESRVFSDGTGSFIDSELVVLIDEYSASASEIFAGAMQDNDRALIVGRRSFGKGLVQRQTTLPDSSAIRLTVSRYHTPSGRCIQKDYQLGKRGTYEQEILDRYDHGEFYNSDSIKFNKDLQYTTAGGRTVYGGGGIMPDFFVPNDTAGISSYYINVLNAGLLQRFAFEYSDRYRERLSAAKNVNEILALLPPDDELLQLFVSYAAQNGIPARWYYINISQGLIVNYLKALIASDIIGRQAYYEVANTIDPAFIQAVTHLEQGDAAVPITAQGKVN is encoded by the coding sequence ATGAAGAATAGCAAAAACACAATCGCATGGATTCCGATAGTCATAGCCCTGTCGCTCATCGGGGGTATATGGCTGGGACTGCACTTCAGCACCAAGGTTTCGCACACATCGGGACAGCGGAAGCTCGACAACATACTCGGACTCATTGAAAGCGACTATGTCGACGAGGTCGACATAGACTCCATAATCGAATTGACCATACCCAAGCTCATGGCCAACCTCGACCCCCACTCTACCTATATTCCCGCGTCGGAACTTCAGGCAGTCAATGAGGACCTCGACGGCTCGTTCAGCGGCATAGGCGTGTCATTCACCATGCTCACCGACACCGTCACCATTAACGAGGTAATACCCGGCGGCCCCTCCGAGAAGGTGGGAATCATGCCCGGCGACCGCGTCATCACAATCAATGACTCGCTTGTAGCCGGTCAGGGAATCGTCAACACCGACATCGTGAAGATGCTTCGAGGCGAGAAAGGCACCACCGTTAATCTCGGCATAAAGCGCAACAACAGCAAAAATCTCCTTACATTTGAGGTTACGCGCGGCGACATTCCCGTGAATACGGTCGACGCCGCCTATCTCATAAATCCCACCACCGGATATGTCAAGGTCAACAAATTCGGACGCACCACCTACAGCGAGTTCTTCACCTCGCTCGTGAAGCTCAAGGCGGCCGGAGCACGCAACTTCATCCTCGACCTGCGAGGCAACGGCGGCGGATTCATGGAGATGGCGATAATGATGGCCAATGAATTCCTCCCGGCCAACAGCCCCATCGTCTACACCCGCGGACGCAACGACGACGATGAAAGCCGCGTGTTCAGCGACGGCACAGGATCGTTTATCGACTCCGAACTCGTAGTGCTCATCGACGAGTACTCGGCAAGCGCGAGCGAAATCTTCGCCGGAGCCATGCAGGACAACGACCGCGCACTCATCGTGGGCCGACGCTCATTCGGAAAGGGACTCGTACAACGACAGACAACGCTGCCCGACAGCAGCGCTATACGACTCACCGTGTCACGCTACCACACACCCTCGGGACGCTGCATCCAGAAGGACTACCAGCTCGGCAAGCGAGGCACCTATGAGCAGGAGATTCTCGACCGCTACGACCACGGCGAATTCTACAACTCCGACAGCATCAAGTTTAACAAGGATCTACAGTACACCACCGCAGGCGGCCGCACCGTCTACGGAGGCGGAGGCATAATGCCCGACTTCTTCGTGCCCAACGACACGGCCGGCATATCAAGCTACTACATCAACGTGCTCAACGCCGGACTGCTGCAACGATTTGCCTTCGAGTACAGCGACCGCTACCGCGAACGACTGAGCGCGGCCAAAAACGTAAACGAAATACTCGCCCTGCTCCCGCCCGACGACGAGCTGCTGCAGCTCTTTGTAAGCTATGCCGCACAGAACGGCATCCCGGCTCGATGGTACTACATCAACATTTCCCAAGGATTGATTGTTAATTACCTGAAGGCTTTGATTGCAAGCGACATTATCGGTCGACAAGCCTACTACGAGGTTGCCAACACAATCGACCCGGCATTCATCCAGGCGGTAACGCATCTCGAACAAGGCGACGCGGCGGTTCCGATAACAGCTCAAGGCAAAGTCAACTGA
- a CDS encoding 5-formyltetrahydrofolate cyclo-ligase codes for MKKEEIRSRIKAHKALLSEQERRQAAEAAFSMLEKSVAFMMADKILMYHSLPDELSTIDFIDKWHTRKHFFLPRVNGVNLDVLPYDRTRLQYGAFHIEEPTGDDIENIDNIELIIVPGIAYDNRGNRVGRGKGYYDRLLSRTKATKIGIGYDFQLVDEIDSEPHDITMDIVITDSRIINIKSRNKHNG; via the coding sequence ATGAAAAAGGAAGAAATACGCAGCCGCATAAAGGCTCACAAGGCACTTCTGTCGGAGCAAGAGCGTCGACAGGCTGCCGAGGCTGCATTCTCGATGCTTGAAAAGTCGGTAGCGTTCATGATGGCCGACAAGATATTGATGTACCACTCCCTGCCCGATGAGCTGTCGACAATCGACTTCATCGACAAGTGGCACACCCGCAAGCACTTCTTCCTGCCGCGTGTCAACGGAGTCAACCTCGATGTGCTGCCCTACGACCGCACCCGACTCCAATACGGCGCATTCCACATCGAAGAGCCCACAGGCGACGACATCGAAAACATCGACAACATCGAGCTGATAATCGTGCCCGGAATCGCCTACGACAACCGGGGCAACCGCGTGGGTCGCGGCAAAGGCTATTACGACCGCCTGCTGAGCCGCACCAAAGCCACCAAGATAGGCATAGGCTACGACTTCCAGCTCGTCGATGAAATCGACAGCGAGCCCCATGACATCACGATGGATATCGTGATCACCGACTCACGCATCATAAACATCAAATCACGCAACAAGCACAACGGCTGA
- a CDS encoding helix-turn-helix transcriptional regulator, with amino-acid sequence MALIYSNTKLCDVINNEPSVIPVINRFGIYLGTGDSSIEAVCRNHGLDTEFFLTILNTFINESYFPEETLMSFSAHEIISYLIKTNNYYTKFQLPNIQRHFKLLLSSSDGNNNNLELMLRFFEGLKNDIVKRIDNDTAQWFPAIIAMENGQAPSTPLCLDDESTTIEDKLSDLKNMFIMHLSGQYDLNLCYGVIVAIITLEKDIRQNNRIRNRILLPISRSLLSQLDK; translated from the coding sequence ATGGCACTGATATATTCCAACACTAAACTCTGCGATGTAATCAACAATGAGCCTTCGGTGATTCCCGTAATCAACCGATTCGGAATATATCTCGGCACGGGCGACAGCTCGATCGAGGCCGTGTGCCGCAATCACGGGCTCGACACCGAGTTTTTCCTCACCATCCTCAACACCTTCATCAACGAGAGCTACTTCCCCGAGGAAACGCTCATGTCGTTCAGCGCCCATGAGATAATCAGCTATCTGATAAAGACCAACAACTACTACACCAAGTTTCAGCTCCCCAACATACAGCGACATTTCAAGCTGCTGCTCTCGTCGAGCGACGGCAACAACAATAATCTCGAACTGATGCTGCGATTTTTCGAGGGGCTGAAAAACGACATAGTAAAACGCATCGACAACGACACCGCACAATGGTTTCCGGCAATCATCGCAATGGAAAACGGACAAGCCCCCTCGACGCCCTTGTGTCTTGACGACGAAAGCACCACGATAGAGGATAAACTGAGCGACCTCAAAAACATGTTTATCATGCACCTATCGGGCCAATACGACCTCAACCTTTGCTATGGCGTGATCGTTGCCATCATCACGCTTGAGAAGGACATCCGACAGAACAACAGGATACGCAACCGCATCCTGCTGCCCATAAGCCGCTCACTTCTTTCTCAATTAGACAAATAG
- a CDS encoding LuxR C-terminal-related transcriptional regulator has product MTVNIVLDSTLCALGLKYILSEYFDINANIIADNSTPEAGDTSSVLYIVTPARYCANLDFFIARRSRCIVTGTAEGMLDPAADESQIVDRLRQLLKSHDNSQSGQAATLSQREVEVLRLVALGLINKEIADRLNISFNTVLSHRKNITAKLGIKSVPGLSVYAMMNGYISEADLNNKTNQSR; this is encoded by the coding sequence ATGACGGTCAACATAGTACTCGACAGCACTTTATGCGCATTGGGGCTGAAGTACATTCTCAGCGAATACTTCGACATCAACGCCAACATAATCGCCGACAACTCGACACCTGAAGCCGGCGACACTTCGTCGGTGCTCTACATCGTCACTCCGGCCCGCTACTGCGCCAATCTCGACTTCTTCATAGCACGCCGCTCGCGCTGCATCGTCACCGGTACGGCCGAGGGAATGCTCGACCCGGCAGCCGATGAATCGCAGATTGTCGACCGTCTGCGCCAACTGCTTAAAAGTCACGACAATTCACAGTCGGGCCAGGCAGCCACGCTGTCGCAGCGCGAAGTGGAGGTGTTGCGGCTTGTAGCGCTCGGACTGATAAACAAGGAGATCGCCGACCGGCTGAACATCAGCTTCAACACCGTGCTGTCGCATCGCAAGAACATCACCGCCAAGCTCGGCATAAAGAGTGTGCCCGGACTCAGCGTATATGCCATGATGAACGGCTATATAAGCGAGGCCGACCTCAACAACAAAACCAATCAGTCACGTTAA
- a CDS encoding ABC-F family ATP-binding cassette domain-containing protein, whose translation MISINNLSVEFSAKSLFDNISYVINKKDKIALVGKNGAGKSTMLKIIAGLQHPTSGSVAVPQGVTIGYLPQHMTISDSLTVIEEVRKAFSSIDEMHARFDRLNEQLASRTDYDSPEYQKLIDNITTLTEHIAMAESENCEAEMEKTLIGLGFKRSDFNRPTAEFSGGWRMRIELAKLLLTRPDVLLLDEPTNHLDIESIQWLENFLITKANAVVLVSHDRAFIDNVTNRTIEISLGKIYDYSVNYSKYVVLRQERLEQQRRAYMNQQKQIQDTEEFIERFRYKATKSVQVQSRIKQLAKIERIEVDEVDTSHLNLRFPPAPRSGDYPVIADNVGKAYGDHQVFDHATFTIKRGEKVAFVGKNGEGKSTLVKCIMNEIPYTGSLKIGHNVKIGYFAQNQAQLLDGEITVFDTIDRVAVGDIRTKIRDILGAFMFGGEASDKKVKVLSGGEKTRLAMIRLLLEPVNLLILDEPTNHLDMGTKDILKQAIKEFNGTVIVVSHDREFLDGLVEKVYEFGDGKVKECLGGIYEFLEKKKLSSLNELEKSQPATRQESAKAPAASDKKERTPEAPADEKAVRKLSYAEQRERDKMLKRAERKVKDAEEEIARIEQEIADVEARISTGEVEPEIFDTHAALNKKLDNAMSLWELATIELEDFKKS comes from the coding sequence ATGATCTCGATAAACAACCTGTCAGTTGAATTCAGCGCCAAGAGCCTCTTTGACAACATCAGCTATGTCATCAACAAGAAGGACAAGATAGCCCTCGTGGGCAAGAACGGCGCCGGAAAGTCAACGATGCTCAAGATAATAGCCGGACTTCAGCACCCCACATCGGGTTCGGTGGCGGTTCCACAAGGCGTGACCATAGGTTATCTGCCTCAGCACATGACCATCTCCGACTCCTTGACCGTAATCGAGGAGGTGCGCAAGGCTTTCTCCTCGATCGACGAGATGCACGCGCGTTTCGACCGGCTTAACGAACAGCTTGCCTCGCGCACCGACTACGACAGCCCCGAGTACCAGAAGCTGATCGACAACATCACCACCCTCACCGAGCACATCGCCATGGCCGAAAGCGAAAACTGCGAGGCCGAAATGGAGAAGACCCTCATAGGACTCGGATTCAAGCGAAGCGACTTCAATCGCCCCACGGCCGAGTTCAGCGGCGGATGGCGTATGCGCATCGAGCTGGCCAAGCTGCTGCTTACGCGTCCCGATGTGCTGCTGCTCGACGAGCCCACCAACCACCTCGACATAGAATCGATCCAATGGCTTGAAAACTTCCTGATAACCAAAGCCAACGCGGTAGTACTCGTGTCGCACGACCGTGCGTTCATCGACAATGTTACCAACCGCACAATCGAGATTTCGCTTGGAAAGATTTATGACTACTCGGTCAACTACTCAAAGTATGTGGTGCTGCGTCAGGAGCGGCTCGAACAGCAGCGACGCGCCTACATGAACCAGCAGAAGCAGATTCAGGACACCGAAGAGTTCATCGAGCGTTTCCGCTACAAGGCCACCAAGTCGGTGCAGGTACAGAGCCGCATCAAGCAGCTGGCCAAGATTGAACGCATCGAGGTCGACGAGGTCGACACATCGCACCTCAACCTGCGATTCCCGCCTGCTCCCCGCTCGGGCGACTACCCCGTCATAGCCGACAACGTGGGCAAGGCCTATGGCGACCATCAGGTGTTTGACCACGCCACATTCACCATCAAGCGCGGCGAAAAAGTGGCCTTTGTGGGCAAAAACGGCGAAGGCAAGTCGACGCTCGTCAAGTGCATCATGAACGAGATTCCCTATACCGGCTCGCTGAAGATAGGCCACAATGTCAAGATAGGATACTTCGCCCAGAACCAGGCTCAGCTGCTCGACGGCGAGATCACCGTATTCGACACTATCGACCGCGTTGCCGTAGGCGACATACGCACCAAGATTCGCGACATCCTCGGCGCGTTCATGTTTGGCGGCGAGGCATCCGACAAGAAGGTCAAGGTGCTGTCAGGCGGCGAGAAGACCCGACTCGCAATGATACGCCTGCTCCTTGAGCCGGTCAACCTGCTCATTCTCGACGAGCCCACCAACCACCTCGACATGGGTACAAAGGACATCCTAAAGCAAGCCATAAAGGAGTTCAACGGCACGGTAATCGTTGTGAGCCACGACCGAGAATTTCTCGACGGGCTTGTCGAAAAAGTATATGAGTTCGGCGACGGCAAGGTCAAGGAGTGCCTTGGCGGAATCTATGAGTTCCTTGAAAAGAAAAAGCTGTCGTCGCTCAACGAGCTTGAGAAGTCGCAGCCGGCCACCCGTCAGGAGAGCGCAAAGGCTCCTGCTGCATCCGACAAGAAGGAGCGTACGCCCGAAGCCCCGGCCGATGAGAAGGCTGTGCGCAAGCTGAGCTATGCCGAGCAGCGCGAACGCGACAAGATGCTGAAACGCGCCGAGCGCAAAGTAAAGGACGCCGAGGAGGAGATAGCCCGAATCGAGCAGGAAATAGCCGATGTCGAAGCCCGCATATCGACCGGCGAGGTAGAGCCCGAGATATTCGACACCCACGCCGCGCTAAACAAGAAACTCGACAACGCCATGAGCCTGTGGGAACTTGCCACAATCGAGCTTGAGGATTTCAAGAAATCCTAA
- a CDS encoding glutamate decarboxylase has protein sequence MVDKDFRYGDAKTDTFGSDAMLQPSPVEKIPDGPTTPEIAYQMVKDETFAQTQPRLNLATFVTTYMDEYATKLMNEAININYIDETEYPRVAVINGKCINIVANLWNSPEQSKWKTGAVAIGSSEACMLGGIAAWIRWRERRQKEGKPFDKPNFVISTGYQIVWEKFAQLWQIEMRTVPLTLEKTTLDPEAAIKLCDENTICVVPIQGVTWTGLNDDVEALDAALDAYNAKTGYDIPIHVDAASGGFILPFLNPEKKWDFRLKWVLSISTSGHKFGLVYPGLGWVVWKDKQYLPDVMSFSVNYLGAEIRQVGLNFSRPAAQILGQYYQFIRLGFEGYKNVQYNSLSVCKYIHEQIAQRAPFVNYSPDVPNPLFAWLMKPEYQKTAKWTLFDLQDKLAQKGWMVPAYTMPANIENIVVMRVVCKQGFSRDMADQLIADIDFAVNELNALEYPTPTRIAMEKNVPLTAKTFNHTGRPAPAAK, from the coding sequence ATGGTCGACAAAGATTTCCGCTATGGCGATGCCAAGACTGACACATTCGGCTCAGATGCCATGTTACAACCCTCTCCGGTAGAAAAGATTCCTGACGGACCCACAACTCCCGAGATAGCTTATCAGATGGTAAAGGACGAAACATTCGCCCAAACCCAACCGCGTCTTAACCTTGCAACATTCGTAACCACCTATATGGACGAATATGCAACCAAGCTCATGAACGAGGCTATCAACATCAACTATATCGATGAAACCGAATATCCTCGTGTAGCCGTAATCAACGGCAAGTGTATAAACATAGTAGCCAACCTGTGGAACTCTCCCGAACAGTCCAAGTGGAAAACAGGAGCCGTAGCCATAGGTTCTTCCGAAGCTTGTATGCTCGGCGGTATCGCAGCATGGATTCGCTGGCGTGAGCGTCGTCAAAAAGAGGGCAAGCCGTTTGACAAGCCTAATTTCGTAATATCGACAGGCTATCAGATAGTATGGGAAAAATTTGCCCAGCTTTGGCAGATTGAAATGCGTACAGTGCCTTTGACTCTTGAAAAGACCACTCTCGACCCCGAAGCAGCAATTAAGCTTTGTGACGAAAACACCATCTGCGTAGTTCCTATCCAAGGTGTCACCTGGACCGGCCTTAATGACGATGTAGAAGCTCTCGACGCAGCTCTTGACGCTTATAACGCAAAGACCGGCTACGACATTCCTATTCATGTCGACGCCGCTTCAGGAGGCTTCATACTTCCGTTCCTTAACCCCGAAAAGAAGTGGGACTTCCGTCTTAAGTGGGTTCTGTCAATCAGTACTTCAGGCCACAAGTTCGGCCTCGTATACCCGGGTCTTGGTTGGGTAGTATGGAAGGACAAGCAGTATCTTCCCGACGTGATGTCATTCAGTGTCAACTATCTTGGAGCCGAAATACGCCAGGTGGGCTTGAATTTCTCTCGTCCGGCCGCCCAGATTCTCGGACAGTACTATCAGTTCATCCGCTTGGGCTTTGAAGGCTACAAGAATGTACAGTACAACTCGCTTTCAGTGTGCAAGTATATCCATGAGCAGATAGCACAGCGTGCTCCGTTTGTCAACTATTCACCTGATGTTCCCAATCCTTTGTTCGCATGGTTGATGAAGCCTGAATATCAGAAGACCGCCAAGTGGACCCTCTTTGACCTTCAGGACAAGCTTGCTCAGAAGGGATGGATGGTACCTGCTTATACAATGCCTGCCAATATCGAAAACATCGTAGTAATGAGAGTTGTGTGCAAGCAGGGCTTCAGCCGCGACATGGCCGACCAGCTTATTGCCGACATAGACTTCGCCGTCAATGAGCTCAACGCTTTGGAATACCCGACTCCAACACGTATAGCCATGGAGAAGAATGTTCCATTGACGGCCAAGACATTCAACCACACAGGACGTCCGGCACCAGCCGCTAAATAA
- the glsA gene encoding glutaminase A has translation MNKTITVAQIRQAAQEAFDESRNLKGGANADYIPYLANIDSNLFGLSITLLDGQVINIGDTDYKFGIESISKVPTAILAMQQHGTATVLKMIGADATGLPFNSIFAILLENDHPSTPLVNAGAITACSMITPKGDSDAKWKAIVDNITKLCGSAPQLIDELYKSESDTNFNNRAIAWLLKNYNRIYDDVPMSLDLYTRQCSLGVTTSQLSVMAATIANNGCNPLTGDKVFDPDITPKVTSLIATVGFYEHTGDWLYTSGLPAKSGVGGGVLGVLPGIMGIAAFAPPLDSAGNSVKAQAAIKSFANKLGLGIFNGNNITIQK, from the coding sequence ATGAACAAGACTATAACAGTTGCCCAAATCAGGCAGGCGGCACAAGAGGCCTTCGACGAGAGTCGCAATCTAAAAGGCGGAGCCAATGCCGATTATATTCCATATCTGGCCAACATAGACTCCAATCTGTTTGGGCTGAGCATAACGCTGCTCGATGGCCAGGTCATAAACATAGGCGATACCGATTACAAGTTTGGCATCGAATCAATATCAAAGGTTCCTACAGCCATACTCGCCATGCAGCAGCACGGCACGGCAACTGTACTTAAAATGATTGGAGCCGATGCCACCGGACTTCCGTTCAATTCGATATTCGCAATTCTGCTTGAAAACGACCATCCGTCGACACCTCTCGTCAACGCCGGGGCTATAACCGCCTGCTCGATGATCACCCCAAAAGGCGACTCTGACGCCAAGTGGAAAGCAATCGTCGACAACATAACCAAGCTATGCGGCTCAGCGCCCCAACTTATCGACGAGCTCTACAAGAGCGAAAGCGACACCAACTTCAACAATCGCGCAATAGCGTGGCTGCTCAAAAACTACAATCGAATATATGACGATGTACCCATGAGCCTCGACCTATACACGCGTCAATGTTCACTTGGAGTCACGACTTCACAGCTATCGGTCATGGCGGCCACAATCGCCAACAACGGATGCAATCCATTGACAGGCGACAAGGTTTTCGACCCCGACATCACTCCCAAAGTAACTTCCCTCATAGCCACCGTAGGTTTCTACGAACACACCGGCGACTGGCTTTATACCTCAGGATTGCCGGCTAAAAGCGGAGTGGGTGGCGGAGTGCTCGGAGTGTTGCCCGGCATAATGGGAATAGCCGCATTCGCTCCACCGCTTGACAGCGCAGGAAACTCCGTGAAGGCTCAGGCTGCAATAAAGTCATTTGCCAACAAACTCGGTCTTGGAATATTCAACGGCAATAACATCACTATTCAAAAATGA
- the gadC gene encoding putative glutamine/gamma-aminobutyrate antiporter GadC, which yields MANSNIKAVAKLGVGTLIMLNVVAVVSLRGLPAEAEYGISSAFYYLFAAFVFLIPVSLVSAELAAMFPYQQGGMFRWVGEAFGEKLGFLGIWLQWIENTIWYPTVLTFGAVALAFIGMNHGADSVLASNKIYSLVVVLAIYWLATFISLKGMGWVGKISKIGGMVGTIIPVIILTILGVIYLCVGGTPQMNLHGNFIPDLSKFDNIVLAASIFLFYAGMELSGVHVREIKNPTVNYPKAVFLGALITVLIFIFGTYALGLIIPAKDINLVQSLLVGFDNYFSYFHISWLSPVMAIALVFGVLAGVLTWVSGPSKGILAVGKAGYLPPFFQKTNKNGIQRNILLIQGGAVTLLSLLFVVMPSVESFYQILSQLTVLLYLIAYLLMFAAAIYLRYSMKKAKRPFRIGNHGNWLMWLVGGIGFAGSLLAFVLSFLPPGQVAIGSNTIWYSVLIGGVVIFVVAPFIILRFRKPSWVAKGSDFVPFHWQTDPASQARLAEAEAQFEASEGIAAPTAKPAADPTAEPDKTSTKS from the coding sequence ATGGCTAACTCTAATATTAAAGCGGTCGCTAAACTCGGCGTAGGCACCCTGATCATGTTGAATGTCGTAGCCGTAGTGTCACTTCGAGGACTTCCCGCCGAAGCTGAGTACGGCATCAGTTCCGCATTCTATTATCTTTTTGCCGCATTTGTATTTCTGATTCCTGTTTCATTGGTATCTGCCGAGCTGGCGGCGATGTTCCCCTATCAGCAAGGCGGTATGTTCCGCTGGGTGGGAGAGGCATTCGGCGAGAAGCTCGGATTTCTCGGCATCTGGCTGCAATGGATCGAAAACACCATCTGGTATCCTACCGTATTGACATTCGGAGCTGTGGCTCTGGCTTTCATCGGCATGAACCATGGCGCTGACTCTGTGCTTGCATCCAATAAGATTTACTCGCTCGTTGTTGTGCTTGCCATCTACTGGCTTGCCACATTCATATCGCTGAAAGGCATGGGATGGGTAGGAAAAATTTCCAAGATAGGAGGTATGGTAGGCACCATAATACCTGTAATCATCCTCACCATTCTCGGAGTGATATACTTGTGTGTGGGCGGTACTCCTCAAATGAATCTTCACGGCAACTTCATCCCCGACCTCTCAAAGTTTGACAACATCGTCCTTGCTGCATCAATATTCCTGTTTTATGCCGGCATGGAGCTGTCGGGCGTACACGTACGCGAGATTAAAAATCCTACCGTCAACTATCCTAAGGCCGTGTTCCTCGGAGCATTGATCACCGTGCTTATATTCATATTCGGTACATACGCCCTCGGACTTATCATCCCGGCAAAGGACATCAACCTTGTACAAAGCCTTCTTGTAGGATTTGACAACTACTTCAGCTATTTCCACATCAGTTGGCTTTCGCCCGTCATGGCAATAGCCCTCGTGTTTGGAGTGCTCGCAGGTGTTCTGACATGGGTTTCCGGACCATCCAAAGGTATACTTGCCGTAGGTAAGGCCGGTTATCTGCCCCCATTCTTCCAGAAGACAAATAAGAACGGCATTCAGCGCAACATCCTTCTCATTCAGGGAGGCGCAGTAACCCTATTGTCGCTGCTGTTTGTTGTCATGCCGTCGGTTGAAAGCTTCTACCAGATTCTGTCACAGTTGACCGTGCTCCTTTACCTTATAGCCTATCTGCTTATGTTTGCAGCCGCCATATATCTTCGCTACTCGATGAAAAAGGCGAAGCGCCCCTTCCGCATAGGCAATCACGGCAACTGGCTCATGTGGCTGGTAGGTGGCATTGGATTTGCAGGTTCACTCCTTGCATTCGTACTCAGCTTCTTGCCTCCGGGCCAGGTTGCCATAGGTTCAAATACGATTTGGTACTCGGTACTTATCGGCGGAGTAGTCATATTTGTTGTAGCACCGTTTATCATTCTGCGATTCCGCAAACCGTCATGGGTGGCAAAGGGATCTGACTTCGTGCCTTTCCATTGGCAGACCGACCCTGCTTCACAAGCCCGACTCGCCGAAGCCGAAGCTCAGTTCGAAGCATCAGAGGGAATCGCCGCGCCTACTGCAAAGCCTGCTGCTGATCCAACAGCAGAGCCCGACAAGACTTCAACAAAGTCATAA
- a CDS encoding MFS transporter, which produces MQFKTGTGSTVSVMTAIALWSLSLGVDLPGLAVTPMLDRLDSIFPNASELEVQLLTVLPNLLIIPFVLLSGRLSMSNHKTIVITTGVALYVLSAILYIFSNTMTELIIISALLGCACGLILPFSTGLIANVFTGSYRVTQMGIVSGIGNGALVVATFIVGLIASIDWHMPFLVYLLPAISLFLLPWIYKAADKTPAATIEPAPVDATDPHKNEDSKKWDGFYIMPTIKLLGSYFFFIYVMSVIPYYGPYLMTPDKLSTTQIGTVIALLYLAMFLSGISLIKTLRIVRDNTYWIACATISIGMLAFILVHSFELYCLGALLVGFGVGTLQPVIYDKATEIVDSPRRMTMAMAVILTANYLAISLLPIINDFFARLFGCKSSLIFPFLFALVLIVAATGVAFYNRRGFIFGIRNSYYS; this is translated from the coding sequence ATGCAATTCAAAACAGGTACAGGCTCAACAGTTTCGGTGATGACGGCAATAGCCTTGTGGTCGCTGTCGCTCGGAGTTGACCTGCCGGGATTGGCGGTGACACCGATGCTTGACAGGTTGGATTCAATTTTCCCCAATGCCTCGGAACTTGAAGTACAGCTGCTTACCGTACTTCCCAATTTACTTATAATCCCCTTTGTGCTGCTTTCAGGACGGCTGTCGATGTCCAATCACAAGACCATTGTGATTACTACCGGTGTAGCTCTCTATGTCCTGTCGGCAATACTCTATATATTCTCCAACACAATGACCGAGCTGATAATCATCAGCGCGTTGCTCGGTTGTGCCTGCGGATTGATACTGCCATTCTCCACCGGACTTATAGCCAACGTGTTTACCGGCAGCTACCGAGTCACTCAGATGGGCATAGTGTCGGGTATCGGCAACGGAGCACTTGTAGTGGCTACCTTCATCGTGGGCCTCATAGCATCGATCGACTGGCACATGCCGTTTCTCGTCTATCTGTTGCCGGCCATATCGCTGTTTCTGCTCCCCTGGATCTACAAAGCTGCCGACAAGACCCCGGCTGCAACTATCGAGCCTGCACCTGTTGACGCGACCGATCCCCACAAAAACGAAGACAGCAAGAAATGGGACGGATTCTATATCATGCCCACTATAAAGCTGCTTGGAAGTTACTTCTTCTTCATCTATGTAATGAGTGTAATTCCCTACTACGGCCCTTACCTGATGACCCCTGACAAGCTAAGCACCACACAGATAGGTACGGTGATAGCCCTGCTCTATCTCGCAATGTTCCTTTCAGGTATATCGCTGATAAAGACACTGCGAATCGTGCGTGACAACACTTACTGGATTGCTTGCGCCACGATAAGCATAGGAATGCTCGCTTTCATTCTCGTACACTCGTTTGAGCTATACTGCCTCGGCGCACTGCTGGTAGGATTCGGAGTGGGCACACTTCAGCCTGTGATATACGACAAGGCCACCGAGATTGTCGACTCGCCCCGACGCATGACAATGGCTATGGCGGTGATTCTTACAGCCAACTATCTGGCCATATCGCTGCTGCCCATAATCAACGACTTCTTCGCACGGCTTTTCGGATGCAAGAGCAGCCTGATATTCCCGTTCCTATTCGCACTCGTGCTCATCGTAGCAGCAACCGGAGTAGCATTCTACAACCGCCGCGGCTTCATCTTCGGCATCCGCAACTCTTACTACAGCTAA